From a region of the Neobacillus niacini genome:
- a CDS encoding ASCH domain-containing protein — translation MSQNENTTLPPKTCSIERLVTMESDVKKVLAGEKTATRRNGRYADPGEIMTLEGRQFVVERVYSQSLGELTDDDARREGFPTVEEYKQSILAYHPGMPWLPQMRVWVHEFRPLED, via the coding sequence ATGAGCCAAAATGAAAACACTACACTACCGCCAAAAACATGCTCCATTGAACGTTTAGTTACAATGGAAAGTGATGTTAAAAAGGTGCTTGCAGGAGAAAAGACTGCAACACGCCGAAATGGAAGATATGCCGATCCAGGAGAAATCATGACCCTTGAGGGACGTCAATTTGTCGTGGAACGAGTCTATTCACAAAGCTTAGGTGAGTTGACGGATGATGACGCTCGCCGCGAGGGCTTCCCTACGGTTGAAGAGTATAAGCAATCAATTCTTGCTTACCACCCTGGGATGCCATGGCTGCCGCAAATGCGCGTTTGGGTTCATGAATTTCGCCCGCTGGAAGATTAA
- a CDS encoding ABC transporter ATP-binding protein, translated as MGFLAKYIQKYWKSFSLAVLFLTFEAISDLLMPTIMAKIIDVGVAGRDIGYVLKMGGLMLLITLFGAIAASTRSILASNVSQSFGSELRSDLYKKIQTLSFKNIDRFERASLITRLTNDVTQVQVFANGLMRIFVKSPLLAIGGLIMATRLNLHLSVVLIVVVPIVAIFIILNLRLGFPMFSKVQKALDRVNGVMREYLSGVRVVKAFNRFDVEVNKFEKTNEEFKKQSISATRLMAVFSPAIMLTVNLGIVAVLWIGGHGVTNGNVQVGHIIAFINYMTQILFSLMMISMVFNMFVRAKTSAVRIGEVFSEEVDLTWEEGQNSAPVEKGRIEFSNVSFSYEGTSGEPILKNINLSILPGETVGIIGSTGSGKSTLVGLIPRFYDVSAGCIKVDGEDIHLVDPKRLREKIAFVPQKTILFTGSVEENIKWGKEDASTEEILKAAEIAGAHDFISASPEGYQTRIGQGGVNFSGGQKQRLSIARALIKNPEILILDDSTSAVDVTTEARIKEGLKKYAKGLTCLLIAQRITSIIDADKIVVMDHGEIVGIGKHEQLLRDCRVYQEIYQSQVGKEVAL; from the coding sequence ATGGGGTTTTTAGCAAAATACATACAGAAATATTGGAAGTCTTTTAGCTTAGCAGTGTTATTTTTAACCTTTGAGGCGATAAGTGATTTGTTAATGCCAACGATCATGGCGAAAATCATAGATGTCGGTGTCGCGGGCAGGGATATAGGTTATGTGCTTAAAATGGGCGGATTAATGCTGCTGATTACACTTTTTGGTGCGATTGCAGCTTCAACACGAAGTATATTAGCCAGTAATGTTTCGCAAAGCTTTGGATCGGAGTTACGGTCGGACTTATATAAGAAGATCCAAACGCTATCCTTTAAAAATATTGACCGTTTTGAACGCGCGTCGTTAATCACCAGGCTGACCAACGATGTGACACAGGTACAAGTATTTGCGAATGGTTTAATGCGGATTTTTGTTAAATCCCCACTATTAGCCATCGGGGGCTTAATAATGGCGACACGCTTAAACCTTCATTTATCTGTTGTATTGATTGTAGTGGTCCCGATTGTCGCCATATTCATCATTCTAAATTTAAGACTTGGGTTCCCTATGTTCTCAAAAGTACAAAAAGCGCTTGATCGTGTAAATGGAGTCATGCGCGAGTACTTATCGGGTGTCCGTGTAGTGAAAGCCTTCAATCGTTTTGACGTTGAAGTCAACAAGTTTGAAAAAACAAATGAAGAGTTTAAAAAGCAATCGATTTCTGCAACAAGGTTAATGGCGGTATTCAGCCCAGCGATTATGCTGACGGTTAACCTTGGCATTGTCGCTGTCCTCTGGATTGGCGGCCACGGGGTGACGAATGGCAATGTGCAGGTAGGTCACATTATTGCTTTTATTAACTACATGACGCAAATTCTTTTCTCATTAATGATGATCTCGATGGTTTTTAATATGTTTGTCCGCGCAAAAACTTCAGCCGTCAGAATAGGTGAGGTTTTTTCCGAGGAGGTTGACTTGACCTGGGAAGAGGGACAAAACTCTGCCCCCGTTGAAAAAGGAAGAATTGAGTTTAGCAATGTTTCCTTTTCTTATGAAGGAACAAGCGGGGAACCCATTTTGAAAAATATTAATCTATCAATCTTACCAGGTGAGACTGTCGGAATTATTGGCTCGACAGGCTCTGGAAAAAGTACTCTTGTTGGCTTAATTCCCCGGTTTTATGATGTCAGTGCTGGATGTATCAAGGTCGATGGTGAGGATATACACCTCGTTGACCCTAAAAGACTGCGAGAAAAGATTGCCTTTGTCCCGCAAAAGACGATTCTTTTTACCGGAAGTGTAGAGGAAAACATTAAATGGGGAAAAGAAGACGCCTCAACTGAAGAAATCTTAAAAGCGGCAGAGATTGCCGGTGCGCATGACTTTATTAGTGCTTCTCCTGAAGGATATCAAACTAGAATCGGACAAGGCGGAGTAAACTTTTCAGGAGGCCAAAAGCAACGGCTTTCGATCGCCAGGGCTTTAATTAAAAATCCGGAAATTTTGATCTTGGATGATAGTACCAGTGCGGTTGATGTCACCACAGAGGCTAGAATCAAAGAGGGTTTAAAAAAATATGCAAAGGGTCTGACATGCCTCCTCATTGCCCAGCGGATCACCTCAATTATCGATGCAGATAAAATTGTGGTCATGGACCACGGGGAAATCGTTGGAATTGGAAAACACGAACAATTATTAAGAGACTGCAGAGTTTATCAGGAAATCTATCAATCGCAAGTCGGTAAGGAGGTGGCACTCTAA